The genomic stretch TACACACTTCACCCTGATTCAACGCGAACATCGCGAAGCCTTCGAGCGCCTTGTCGAAGTAACCGTCGTCCTGGTCCACCACGTCGGCGAAGAAAATGTTCGGACTCTTGCCGCCGAGTTCGAGCGTCACCGGAATGATGTTCTGGCTCGCGTACTGCATGATCAGGCGGCCCGTGGTCGTCTCGCCCGTGAAGGCGATCTTCGCGATGCGCTTGCTCGACGCGAGCGGCTTGCCGGCTTCAAGGCCAAACCCGTTGACCACGTTCAGCACGCCCGGCGGCAGCAAATCCTGGATCAGTTCGATCAGCACCAGGATCGACGCAGGCGTTTGCTCGGCAGGTTTGAGCACGATGCAGTTCCCCGCAGCCAGCGCGGGCGCTACCTTCCACACCGCCATCAGAATCGGGAAATTCCACGGAATGATCTGGCCGACCACACCAAGCGGCTCGTGGAAATGATAAGCCACGGTATCCGCATCGATCTCGGAGATCGTTCCCTCCTGCGCGCGGATGCAGCCGGCGAAGTAGCGGAAGTGATCGATCGCGAGCGGAATATCGGCGGCGAGCGTTTCGCGGATCGGCTTGCCGTTGTCGATCGATTCAGCAAACGCGATGCGCGACAGGTTCTGTTCCATGCGGTCCGCAATGCGGTTCAGGATATTCGCGCGCACGCCCGGCGCGGTGTCGGCCCACGCCTTGCGGGCGCGGTGAGCCGCATCGAGGGCGAGCTCGATATCTTCTTCCGTCGAGCGGGGAATCGACGTGAAGGGTTCGCCGGTGATGGGCGACACATTGTCGAAGTATTCGCCGCGCACCGGGGGAACCCACTCGCCGCCGATGAAATTGGCGTACTGCCGCGCATACGGAAATTCGACATCGAGAAACTGCATATCTGCGTGGTTCATGCTGGACTCCTCCAATGATTGTGTAGCTGGTCTCGATGGGGAAAGCATGCGTTGCCTCCACGCATACGCAGTGCTCACGCTCTTCATCGTGCGGAGCGTTCAGCGAGAAGCGTGCCATTCGATCCTGGCCGCATCGCCACAAGCGTCAGTCGCATAGGGATGCCATGCACCGCGTGCGGCACACGCGTAGCGGCGAGTGCATTGAGCTCGTGTCGTTCGATCCGCCCGCGTAGCAACTGTCATTTTTAGCAACACATCCTCGCTCGACTGCGCCAGCGTGCAACACCGGTTGTCATGCCGCGGTGGCCGTTTAACAGCACACCGCACTCATCTTTCATGAGGCGCTACGGCTTGCGGCGGCGCGACTGCCAATGGCACGCGACTTGCCTTGAATGGGCAGCAGCCAGTCTGCGTTCACTAGACGATAGCGCCGCCGCACGGCCTCGCGTCGACAACTCAACAGCAACCATGTTGCATGGGACCAGAGTAAGTGCTTTGCATGGGACCGGAGTAACGCGCTATGGGGCTGGAGTAAGCGCTAAAGCGCTAACTCCAGCCGACACGCGAACTCTGGTCGACAGCTAAAGCGGCGACTCCGGTCGACACAGGAGACAAGGATGAAAACACGTTTAACTTCGGCGACGCGGCCGACGGCGCTTGCAATGGGCGTGGCCGTCGCCGTCAGTCTGGTATTCGCGTCGGCGGCAGCGGCCGACGACTATCCCGCCGTCACCTATGAGCGGTTGACAGCGGCGCAGAGCGATCCCGGCTGGCTCACGTATTACCGCACCTATAACGGTCAGGCGCATTCGCCGCTTAAGCAGATCGACGCAGCCAACGTCAAGAACCTCAAGCAGGTGTGGAGCTACAAGTTTCCGGCGGACCTGCAGCAGGGTTTCGAAGCCACCCCGATCGTCAATGGCCGCTACCTGTTTGTGACCACGCCGAAGGACAACGTGTATGCATTCGACGCGGCAACCGGCAAGCAACTCTGGAAGTTCGAACCCAAGCTCGGCGCGGAATCGTTCAAGACTGCGTGTTGCGACGTGATCAACCGCGGTGTGGCGTTGTACGGCAAGAACGTCTACGTCGCGATGCTGAGCGGCGACGTCGCGGCGCTCGATGCGCAGACAGGCGCGCTCGTCTGGCGCAAGCAGATGTTCGAGCCGGGGCTGGGTTACGCGTTCTCCCTCGCGCCGCTCGCGCTCGACGGCGCGCTGGTGGTGGGCAGCGCAGGCGGGGAGTACGGCGCGCGTGGCTTCATCGCGGCGTTGAATCCGGATAACGGCAACGTGCTGTGGAAGCGCTTTACGGTGCCGGCGGCCGGCGAGAAGGGCGGCGACACATGGCCGAACGGCATGCAGGAGCATGGCGGCGCACCGGCCTGGCTGACGGGCACCTATGACGCCGCATCGAAAACGCTCTACTGGGGTGTCGGCAACCCCGGGCCGTGGCTCGCCGATCTGCGGCCGGGCGACAATCTCTACTCCGACTCGCTGCTCGCACTCGATCCGAAAACCGGCGACCTCAAATGGCATTACCAGTACACGAAACATGACACGTGGGACTACGACGGCGTCAATACACCGGTGCTCGCCACCATCAAGTACCAGGACAAGGAGTACGACGCCATCATTCATGCGGACCGTAACGGCTTTTTCCACGCAATCGATCGCGGCACCGGCAAGCTGATCTACGCGAAGCCCTTCGTCACGGCAACCTCGGTCACAGGCTATACGGCGGGCGGCTCGCCGATCCAGGATGCGTCGAAATATCCGAAGGCAGGCACGACGATCGAAACCTGCCCCAGCTTCCTTGGCGGCAAGAACTGGTGGTCGGTTTCGTACGATCCGGAGAAACACCTCGCGATCGTTCCCGCGTTGCATGCGTGCATGTCGCTGTCCGGCAAATCGGTGAACTATATGGAGGGGCTGCCGTACCTCGGCGAAGGGTTCGAAATCAAACCGGAGCCAGGCAGCAAGGGTTATGGCGAACTGCAAGCGATCGATGTCGACACCGGAAAGAAAGTCTGGAGTCACTGGAGCAAGCTGCCGTGGAATGGCGGCGTAGCGACCACGGCGGGTGGCCTCGCCTTTAGCGGTTCGCTCGACGGCCATCTATATGCGTTCGACGAGGCGACCGGCAAGGTGCTGTGGCAAAGCCCGAAACTCGCCAGCGGGATCATTGCTCAACCGTCGGTGTTCGAAGTCGATGGCCAGGAGTATGTCGCCATCCTTGCCGGTTACGGCGGCGCGAACCCGATCTGGGGCGGTCCGATGGCGAAGGCGGCGGAGAAAGTTCCACGCGGCGGCACGCTGTACGTGTTTGCGCTCAACCACAGCTGATGTTCACCTGGCTGCCGCGACCCGTTTGACCTACGCACATTTGCGCAGGCCATCCAGTCGTGGCGGCCTGGCCTTTCCCGGAAGCAAGATCATGAAGACTCGACTTAATTCGTTTGCTCTCGCCAGTGTACTGCTGGCCACAGGCGCGCTCACGCCGGCATTCGCTAGCGCGGGCACCCGCGTCTGCACGTTTCCCGGCAGTCCGTCAACCGCGCTCGACGAGGCGGTGGCGCGCGAAGCGTTTCGTACTGCGGGTATCGCAATGTCGCTCGCACCCGGCGGATTCGACGGCAGCGATGACGACGGTGTGTCGCTGAAAGAACTCAACAAGGCGCTTGCTCGCAAATGCGACGTCATCGCCGGCTTCCCGCGTTCGGCAGTCGCCGACGGCTCCGGCAGCAAGCTGACCTTCTCGCGCGGCTATCTGCAATCCGGCTATGTGAGCGTTACTTCGGGCGGCTCGTCAGCACAGACCAACGGCGCGGAGGTCGTCGCGGCAACCTACGCGAGCCCCGCGCAGTTGATCGCCGTGCAGCAAGGCGGTGTCAAGCTCGATCTGGAGAACACGGCGCAACTCACGGTCGATGCCGTCGCAAGCGGACGTGCCCAACGCGCGATCGTCTGGTACCCGGCGGTTGTGGCCTATACGATTGAACATCCGCAGCGGCACTTCAAGATTGCGGGCGCCGCCTCGCCGTATGCCGACTGGAATCTGGTGTTTGCATTTGGCAAGAACGGGGCGGCGTTGCAGCCGCGCATCGACGCCGCGCTGGAGAAGATGGCGTCCAATGGCAGGTTGGCGGCGTTGACCCGTGCATGGCGGTTGCCGGAATCGGTTCAGGCTGCAGGACCTACCGCGGGCACATTTGCCTACCGCGACGGCCCTGGCCGTAGCGACGCGGCAGCATGGCGAATGACACTGGCCGGTAATCGCCAGTCGCCGCAAGGACGCTTCATCAAGGTCGATGCAAGCACGCCAGCCGAGGCTCCCGGTTTCGACCGCGCGCAGGTAGCGCACGGCAAGACGCTGTACTCGAGTGCTTGCGCGAAGTGCCACGGTCCCGACCTGCAAGGTTTGAATGCACCCGCTTTGCGTGGTCCATCCTTCGCGCCGGCCGCCAACGCGAAGCTCACCATCGGCGGCGTGTATGGATACATGGCGAACAATATGCCGGCAGACCGTCCTGGCAAGATGAAACCACAGGACTATGCGGACATCATGGCATTTCTGTTGTATTCGAACGGCTACAGCGCCGGCACGACCAGGCTGACGGACGATAGCGCGAAAGCGTCGTCGACGCCGCTCAACGCGCGAACCTCGCAATAGCGAATGCCCCCGGCGATCTCCGGGTACTTCACGAAGATCGCCGGCCGTCAAAGAGGGGAATGGGTGTTCAGGAACGGCCGCTACCTACGAGCGAAAGTCACCTCCCATCTGAACCAAACCGCCGTGCTACCCCAGAAGCAACGAGTTATCCCTGCTGCGGAAAATCAACGGCTGCGCCTCGCCATGACGTGCCGGCCGCCGCGCGAGCGTCACCACCTGTTCGATTTGCCCATGATGCCCGGACTTTGCGCACACCGGGTCGGCGGCCGCGGCATCTCCGGTCAGCAGATACGCCTGACAGCGGCAGCCTCCGTGATCGGTCTCCCGCTCGTCGCAACTCCGGCAGGGCTCGCGCATCCAGCCGTCGCCACGAAAAGCATTGAACGCGTGACTGCCGTACCAGATATCCGCGAGTGAAGCGTCGCGCACGTTGGGCAGATCGAGACCCGGCAGCGAACGCGCCGCATGGCACGGCAAAGCGGTGCCGTCGGGCGCGATACCGAGAAACACCGAACCCCAGCCGTTCATGCAGGCCTTCGGTCGTGTCTCGAAGTAATCGGGGACCACGAACAGGATGCGGCAGCGATCGCCGAACCGTTCCCGGTACCGATTGACGGTCGCCTCGGCTTCCTGCAACTGTTCGCTGGTTGGCATCAACTGCTCGCGATTGAGCATGGCCCACCCGTAGTACTGCGTGTTCGCCAGTTCGAGGTAGTCGGCGCCCATCTCGAGCGCCATCTCGATGATCTGTCCGACGTGCGGCAGGTTATAGCGATGCAGCACGCAATTGAGCACCATCGGGTAGCCGTGTGCCTTGATCAGGCGCGCCACGCGTTGTTTCAGCTCGAAGGTCTTCGTGCTGGACACGAAATCGTTGATTTCGCGCGTCGAGTCCTGAAACGAGAGCTGGATGTGATCGAGACCGGCGTCTTTCAGACGTGCGATGCGCGTCTCGTTGAGCCCGACACCCGACGTGATCAGATTCGTATAGAAGCCCAGCCCACGGGCATGCGCGACCAGCGTTTCGAGGTCGTCGCGCACCAGCGGTTCACCGCCGGAGAAACCAATTTGGGCGGCGCCCATGCTTCGGGCTTGCGTGATCACATCGCGCCACGTCCCGGTATCGAGTTCCGCGCCATGCCTGGCGAAGTCGACCGGGTTGTAGCAGAACGCACAGTGCAGCGGGCAGCGATACGTGAGTTCCGCCAGCAGCCACAACGGCGGGGATGGGCGAGCGCCAGGGGCGCCGGTCGCTGTGTTCATGTCAGTCCAGCCAGCCGCGTTGCCGCGCATGGTCGATGAAGCGATACACGTCGGCGGCAAGGTTCGACGCGCTGAACAGATCTTCCAGTTCGCCGATGATGTCGTCCAGTTCGCGGGTTCCGTCGCAGCGCGCGAGAATTTCGCCCGCGCTCGGATTGAGCTTCACCATGCCTTCGGGATACAGCAACACGTAGGCATCTTGCGCGTCTTCCCACTGCAGACGGAACATCGTGCGCAGACGTGGCCGCAAGCAGGCGTGGTGATCGGGGTGTGGGGCGTTCATAAGGGGTACGCCTTTTCGATGGCGTCGAGCATCGACCACAGAATGTCGAGCTTGAAGCGCAGGATGTCGAGGGCACGCTGTTGCGCGTCGGGTGTCTTGAAGTGCTTGAGCGTCACGTCGAGCCCGTGCTCGACATCGCGCTGCGCGAGCGGAATGCGGCTGCGAAAGTACTGCAACCCCTGCGAGTCGATCCATGGATAGAGGTCCGGCCAGCCGGCCAGCCGGTCGCGATGGATCTGCGGCGCGAACATCTCCGTGAGCGAAGAGCAGACCGCCTCCTGCCACGGTGCCCGCCGCGCGAAATTGACATAGGCGTCGACCGCGAAGCGCACGCCGGGCAGCACATGTTCGAGTGACCACAATGCGTGACGGTCGATGCCAACCGCGTCGGCGAGGTGCGCCCACGCTTCGATGCCGCCGGGGTTGTCGCCGTAGCCATCGTGATCGTGCAGCCGCTCGATCCACAGGCGGCGCGTCTGCCGGTCGTCGCAGTTGGACAGGATCGCGGCGTCCTTGAGCGGGATGTTGATCTGATAGTAAAAGCGGTTTG from Paraburkholderia sp. IMGN_8 encodes the following:
- the adh gene encoding aldehyde dehydrogenase, which translates into the protein MNHADMQFLDVEFPYARQYANFIGGEWVPPVRGEYFDNVSPITGEPFTSIPRSTEEDIELALDAAHRARKAWADTAPGVRANILNRIADRMEQNLSRIAFAESIDNGKPIRETLAADIPLAIDHFRYFAGCIRAQEGTISEIDADTVAYHFHEPLGVVGQIIPWNFPILMAVWKVAPALAAGNCIVLKPAEQTPASILVLIELIQDLLPPGVLNVVNGFGLEAGKPLASSKRIAKIAFTGETTTGRLIMQYASQNIIPVTLELGGKSPNIFFADVVDQDDGYFDKALEGFAMFALNQGEVCTCPSRVLIDEKIYDRFMERALKRVKAITQGHPLDTRTMIGAQASQEQLEKILSYVDLGKQEGAECLIGGERNTLAGELSKGYYVKPTVFRGHNKMRIFQEEIFGPVVSVTTFKTEDEALEIANDTLYGLGAGVWTRDGTRAYRFGRQIQAGRVWTNCYHAYPAHAAFGGYKQSGIGRETHKMMLDHYQQTKNLLVSYSQQPLGFF
- a CDS encoding methanol/ethanol family PQQ-dependent dehydrogenase; the protein is MKTRLTSATRPTALAMGVAVAVSLVFASAAAADDYPAVTYERLTAAQSDPGWLTYYRTYNGQAHSPLKQIDAANVKNLKQVWSYKFPADLQQGFEATPIVNGRYLFVTTPKDNVYAFDAATGKQLWKFEPKLGAESFKTACCDVINRGVALYGKNVYVAMLSGDVAALDAQTGALVWRKQMFEPGLGYAFSLAPLALDGALVVGSAGGEYGARGFIAALNPDNGNVLWKRFTVPAAGEKGGDTWPNGMQEHGGAPAWLTGTYDAASKTLYWGVGNPGPWLADLRPGDNLYSDSLLALDPKTGDLKWHYQYTKHDTWDYDGVNTPVLATIKYQDKEYDAIIHADRNGFFHAIDRGTGKLIYAKPFVTATSVTGYTAGGSPIQDASKYPKAGTTIETCPSFLGGKNWWSVSYDPEKHLAIVPALHACMSLSGKSVNYMEGLPYLGEGFEIKPEPGSKGYGELQAIDVDTGKKVWSHWSKLPWNGGVATTAGGLAFSGSLDGHLYAFDEATGKVLWQSPKLASGIIAQPSVFEVDGQEYVAILAGYGGANPIWGGPMAKAAEKVPRGGTLYVFALNHS
- a CDS encoding c-type cytochrome — protein: MKTRLNSFALASVLLATGALTPAFASAGTRVCTFPGSPSTALDEAVAREAFRTAGIAMSLAPGGFDGSDDDGVSLKELNKALARKCDVIAGFPRSAVADGSGSKLTFSRGYLQSGYVSVTSGGSSAQTNGAEVVAATYASPAQLIAVQQGGVKLDLENTAQLTVDAVASGRAQRAIVWYPAVVAYTIEHPQRHFKIAGAASPYADWNLVFAFGKNGAALQPRIDAALEKMASNGRLAALTRAWRLPESVQAAGPTAGTFAYRDGPGRSDAAAWRMTLAGNRQSPQGRFIKVDASTPAEAPGFDRAQVAHGKTLYSSACAKCHGPDLQGLNAPALRGPSFAPAANAKLTIGGVYGYMANNMPADRPGKMKPQDYADIMAFLLYSNGYSAGTTRLTDDSAKASSTPLNARTSQ
- the pqqE gene encoding pyrroloquinoline quinone biosynthesis protein PqqE produces the protein MNTATGAPGARPSPPLWLLAELTYRCPLHCAFCYNPVDFARHGAELDTGTWRDVITQARSMGAAQIGFSGGEPLVRDDLETLVAHARGLGFYTNLITSGVGLNETRIARLKDAGLDHIQLSFQDSTREINDFVSSTKTFELKQRVARLIKAHGYPMVLNCVLHRYNLPHVGQIIEMALEMGADYLELANTQYYGWAMLNREQLMPTSEQLQEAEATVNRYRERFGDRCRILFVVPDYFETRPKACMNGWGSVFLGIAPDGTALPCHAARSLPGLDLPNVRDASLADIWYGSHAFNAFRGDGWMREPCRSCDERETDHGGCRCQAYLLTGDAAAADPVCAKSGHHGQIEQVVTLARRPARHGEAQPLIFRSRDNSLLLG
- the pqqD gene encoding pyrroloquinoline quinone biosynthesis peptide chaperone PqqD; translated protein: MNAPHPDHHACLRPRLRTMFRLQWEDAQDAYVLLYPEGMVKLNPSAGEILARCDGTRELDDIIGELEDLFSASNLAADVYRFIDHARQRGWLD
- the pqqC gene encoding pyrroloquinoline-quinone synthase PqqC, which translates into the protein MNAPLPTAAAHTAAWPPGEFEARLRALGAHYHIHHPFNQRMNSGQCSPEQIRGWVANRFYYQINIPLKDAAILSNCDDRQTRRLWIERLHDHDGYGDNPGGIEAWAHLADAVGIDRHALWSLEHVLPGVRFAVDAYVNFARRAPWQEAVCSSLTEMFAPQIHRDRLAGWPDLYPWIDSQGLQYFRSRIPLAQRDVEHGLDVTLKHFKTPDAQQRALDILRFKLDILWSMLDAIEKAYPL